Proteins from a single region of Murdochiella vaginalis:
- a CDS encoding G5 domain-containing protein has translation MNKRYAVKTRALILAGVLTLSAIAGGIVYAQRPKTIHLTYNGQAIELVTSKETLQEALTDAKLADLDDAKISLPLNDEVQDEMQLEIRTKKTVTLSDGENHQTKVTYAATVGNLLEENAIVVDQDDVISPARSETLHDGDTVQVDHIETRVITENTVIPFTTKTEETEEMKIGETKVKKAGVDGNRQTVTRVVTKNGKVIEKTELSNQVTKKAEEEVVLKGTYDPSPTSPKLYTLGQFQFQGVVYYSGYKYTFYSQSVLPGGGLRIPGRHVNADGYVCDGDGYIVLAGSAPKGTVFPTPFGHYGKIYDRGTWGNHLDVYVR, from the coding sequence ATGAACAAACGATATGCAGTAAAGACACGTGCGCTGATTTTAGCCGGTGTCCTGACGTTGAGCGCGATTGCCGGAGGCATCGTTTATGCGCAACGTCCGAAAACCATTCACTTGACCTACAACGGCCAAGCGATCGAACTGGTAACAAGCAAAGAGACGTTGCAGGAAGCGCTAACGGATGCGAAATTGGCGGATCTCGACGATGCCAAAATCAGCTTGCCATTGAACGACGAAGTGCAAGATGAGATGCAGCTGGAGATCCGAACGAAAAAAACCGTTACGCTTTCTGATGGCGAAAACCATCAAACGAAAGTGACCTACGCGGCAACCGTCGGCAATCTTTTGGAAGAGAATGCGATTGTGGTGGATCAAGACGATGTCATTTCTCCCGCGCGCAGCGAAACCTTGCACGATGGCGACACGGTTCAAGTGGATCACATCGAAACGCGCGTCATCACCGAAAATACGGTCATCCCGTTCACGACGAAAACGGAAGAGACCGAGGAGATGAAGATCGGTGAAACCAAGGTAAAAAAGGCCGGCGTCGATGGAAACCGTCAAACGGTGACCCGCGTCGTGACAAAGAACGGCAAGGTCATAGAAAAGACGGAATTGTCCAATCAGGTGACGAAAAAGGCGGAAGAGGAGGTCGTACTGAAAGGAACCTATGATCCCTCCCCGACGAGCCCGAAGCTTTATACCTTGGGCCAGTTTCAATTCCAAGGAGTGGTCTACTACTCCGGTTACAAATATACTTTCTATTCCCAAAGTGTATTGCCGGGCGGCGGCTTGCGCATCCCCGGTCGTCATGTTAACGCGGACGGCTATGTCTGCGACGGCGACGGCTATATTGTTCTCGCCGGAAGCGCCCCGAAAGGTACGGTATTTCCCACTCCGTTTGGCCATTACGGCAAAATCTATGATCGCGGTACCTGGGGGAATCACCTGGATGTTTACGTCCGATAA
- the rsmI gene encoding 16S rRNA (cytidine(1402)-2'-O)-methyltransferase: MGDDYAEKKSTGMLYLVPTPIGNRRDMTLRALDVLRTADVIACEDTRHSSPLLESYAIHRPLLSYHQHNEQERSEELLFRVEQGERVAVISDAGMPGVSDPGGVLVRKAISRGLPYTVLPGASAVPVAAVASGIGDGRFAFFGFLPRKGKEREEVLSLLDSFPLAAICYESPYRIRQTLAELGQRWPERSFAVLREWSKQYEEVLHFTGHAGKDLALTEKGEFAFVIGPAAAPSAWTDEEVIRTLREKQEQGISAKQAMKEIVATSGRSRNEVYQLREEDRSAEK; encoded by the coding sequence ATGGGAGACGACTACGCAGAAAAAAAGTCCACGGGCATGTTGTACCTTGTGCCGACGCCCATCGGAAATCGACGCGATATGACGCTTCGCGCGCTGGATGTGTTGCGTACAGCCGATGTAATTGCCTGTGAAGACACACGCCATTCGTCGCCGCTTCTGGAATCGTATGCGATCCATCGGCCCTTGTTGTCTTACCATCAGCATAATGAGCAGGAGCGTTCCGAAGAGCTGCTTTTCCGTGTGGAACAGGGGGAACGTGTAGCAGTCATTTCGGATGCCGGAATGCCGGGCGTTTCCGACCCGGGTGGCGTATTGGTGCGCAAAGCGATTTCGCGCGGATTGCCGTATACGGTTCTTCCCGGCGCTTCCGCTGTACCGGTTGCCGCGGTGGCTTCCGGCATAGGGGATGGTCGTTTCGCTTTCTTCGGCTTTTTGCCGCGCAAAGGAAAAGAACGGGAAGAGGTGCTTTCTTTATTAGATTCGTTCCCACTGGCCGCCATTTGCTACGAGTCGCCATACCGCATTCGACAAACCTTGGCGGAGCTTGGACAGCGCTGGCCGGAACGTTCCTTTGCCGTGCTGCGGGAATGGAGCAAACAGTATGAAGAAGTCCTGCACTTTACCGGTCATGCCGGCAAGGATTTGGCGCTAACGGAAAAGGGCGAGTTCGCCTTTGTCATTGGACCGGCAGCAGCTCCTTCCGCATGGACAGACGAAGAGGTTATTCGAACGCTTCGAGAAAAACAGGAGCAGGGGATTTCCGCAAAACAAGCCATGAAAGAGATCGTTGCGACTTCCGGACGCAGCCGAAACGAGGTCTACCAGCTTCGGGAAGAGGATCGATCGGCCGAGAAGTAG
- a CDS encoding DUF362 domain-containing protein has product MAYVIHDTCIACGTCISECPVSAISEGDIYVIDADACIDCGSCAGVCPTGAIEPEA; this is encoded by the coding sequence ATGGCATATGTAATTCATGATACGTGTATCGCGTGTGGCACCTGCATCAGCGAGTGCCCGGTCAGCGCGATCAGCGAAGGCGACATTTACGTGATCGATGCGGATGCTTGCATTGATTGCGGCTCATGCGCGGGTGTTTGCCCGACCGGCGCCATTGAACCGGAGGCCTAA
- a CDS encoding stage 0 sporulation family protein has product MTEVIGVRFQRSGTITYVNPQGEQVAKDEDVIVATDRGVEYGTIRIENIELPEELLPPIQASLVRKANEADVQTVAENSRLAQDALALCNIKIEEHRLAMKLVDAEYTFDRDKLIFYFTAEDRVDFRSLVRDLAQSFHTRIELRQIGVRDQAKMIGGLGQCGQPVCCRRYMSDFVPVSIKMAKTQGLSLNPTKISGVCGRLMCCLNYEQDHYLQNTKRVPAKGTLVLTEDGQGYVVDRDVLQTRVRVHVYKADGSEDEKYYAVSSIEVLARRKKGQPRPDLRDERELDEHEFIPEGQKMTNGRKESDEEELAAAPCCCKNCSSSPKDTATVVMTSEQEEEDNDASSTEPYAQKGRAKARSRRRGRRR; this is encoded by the coding sequence ATGACAGAAGTTATCGGCGTTCGTTTTCAACGCTCCGGTACGATCACCTATGTCAATCCGCAGGGTGAACAAGTCGCGAAGGATGAGGACGTCATCGTTGCAACCGATCGTGGTGTTGAATACGGAACGATTCGCATAGAGAATATTGAACTTCCCGAAGAGCTGCTGCCGCCAATTCAGGCATCGCTGGTGCGCAAGGCAAATGAAGCGGATGTGCAAACCGTGGCAGAAAACAGTCGCCTTGCCCAGGATGCTTTAGCGCTTTGCAACATAAAAATCGAGGAACATCGTTTGGCGATGAAGCTGGTGGACGCCGAATACACCTTTGATCGTGACAAGCTGATTTTTTATTTTACGGCGGAAGATCGCGTCGATTTTCGCTCGCTGGTACGCGATTTAGCGCAGAGCTTTCATACACGCATTGAATTGCGCCAGATTGGCGTACGCGATCAGGCAAAGATGATCGGCGGCTTGGGGCAGTGCGGGCAACCGGTCTGCTGCCGACGCTATATGAGCGATTTTGTGCCGGTTTCCATTAAAATGGCGAAAACACAGGGCCTTTCGTTGAATCCGACGAAGATTTCAGGCGTATGCGGACGGCTGATGTGCTGTCTCAATTACGAGCAAGATCATTATTTGCAAAATACGAAGCGTGTTCCTGCCAAGGGGACACTCGTATTAACCGAGGATGGCCAGGGCTATGTCGTGGATCGCGACGTGTTGCAGACCCGGGTTCGGGTGCATGTGTATAAGGCGGATGGCTCCGAAGACGAAAAATACTATGCGGTCAGCAGCATCGAAGTATTGGCAAGACGAAAAAAAGGGCAGCCGCGTCCCGATTTGCGTGATGAGCGAGAACTGGATGAACACGAATTCATTCCGGAAGGACAAAAAATGACGAACGGGCGCAAAGAGTCCGATGAAGAGGAACTGGCGGCAGCGCCCTGCTGTTGTAAAAATTGCTCTTCTTCTCCCAAGGACACTGCTACCGTGGTCATGACTTCGGAACAGGAGGAAGAAGATAACGACGCTTCTTCCACCGAGCCCTACGCCCAAAAAGGACGTGCGAAAGCGAGGTCACGTCGGCGCGGACGCAGACGTTGA
- a CDS encoding cyclic-di-AMP receptor: protein MKLLICIVQDNDAAPLTEDLVENQFRVTRLPSTGGFLKSGNTTLLLGVEEIQVEEALRIIRRNCSRRKTIAPMMSPQIDPSSYSSIPIEIEVGGATVFQLDIDQMYRL, encoded by the coding sequence ATGAAATTATTGATCTGTATTGTTCAAGACAACGATGCGGCGCCGTTAACCGAAGATCTGGTGGAAAATCAGTTCCGCGTAACGCGTCTGCCTTCTACCGGAGGATTTCTAAAGAGCGGCAATACGACGTTGCTCTTGGGTGTGGAGGAAATACAGGTGGAAGAAGCACTGCGAATTATTCGCCGCAATTGCTCCCGCCGCAAGACCATTGCGCCCATGATGAGCCCGCAAATTGATCCCAGCTCCTACTCGTCCATTCCCATCGAAATCGAGGTGGGCGGTGCTACGGTGTTTCAGCTGGATATTGACCAGATGTATCGGTTATGA
- the tmk gene encoding dTMP kinase: MMRGFFIALEGSDGSGKTTILNGIKAHFAQEGIPVLYTREPGGTPIAEKIRAILLDPAHQEMDPMTEALLYAASRAQHVREVILPALAEGKILLSDRFVLSSLVYQGIARGVGLEKVAAINAYATGGLTPDLTLFLDVDPLTVLRRKAHHVQQDRLEKAGDAFFQNVYNGYQQAIRTMNNVVVVDASKSPEEVIAASWKAIDRALTSRQEK, encoded by the coding sequence ATGATGCGCGGCTTTTTCATTGCCCTGGAGGGCTCCGACGGGTCGGGCAAGACGACGATTCTCAACGGCATCAAGGCCCACTTCGCACAGGAGGGGATTCCTGTGCTCTATACCAGGGAACCCGGCGGCACACCCATTGCTGAAAAAATACGCGCCATTTTGCTGGATCCGGCTCATCAGGAGATGGATCCCATGACGGAAGCGCTGCTTTATGCCGCTTCGCGGGCACAGCATGTGCGCGAGGTGATTTTGCCGGCCTTAGCGGAAGGAAAAATTCTGCTCAGCGATCGTTTTGTTTTAAGCTCCCTGGTGTATCAGGGAATTGCGCGTGGCGTCGGCTTGGAAAAAGTTGCGGCCATTAATGCGTACGCTACGGGCGGCTTGACGCCGGATCTGACGCTATTTTTAGATGTGGATCCGCTTACGGTTTTGCGGCGCAAGGCGCATCACGTCCAACAGGACCGGTTGGAGAAAGCGGGTGACGCTTTTTTCCAAAACGTTTATAATGGTTACCAACAAGCCATACGAACCATGAACAATGTCGTGGTCGTTGACGCCTCGAAATCGCCGGAAGAAGTGATCGCCGCTTCCTGGAAAGCGATTGACCGCGCCCTAACGAGTCGACAGGAAAAATAA
- the nadE gene encoding NAD(+) synthase, protein MRGWIRVAAAVPPLHAADPQANAEEIRQVLKEADERGADVVVFPSCALTGATSGDLFCTQTLQSATQEALDEVVEASRNTRLTLVLSIVDGTQAKAQERIVVIQNGTCIEDSRFRLMNRYDGSLLCRCTVASLSPVSRVRMSDLAQEKNADLFLLSAAIPAQVGGTKRLAQEIKALSARGAGVVLACAGEEETGIDTFYAGDRLLAENGRLVADGGTLGRPSFFYGGVGSQGSLPDEVIGESAIYYDFDLDAIAAEHEEGEVPEEEVASLLMTPRRRAQWSHVDSMPFVVKTEEECEEILQIQARALARRMRHVKTRQVWIGLSGGLDSTLAFLVALRTFALCGWDTQGIHLVSMPAFGTGKRTRNNAAALGERSGCDFREISLTPVLTRHFQDIGLQEGDHSVAFENAQARERTQILMDLANLQGGLHVGTGDFSESALGWCTFNGDHMAMFNVNGSIPKTLVQALVAYEAKNLPTLAAILKDILETPISPELLPGKEGEIVQKTEEVIGPYVLHDFYLYHFLRFHYAPDKLLALAQKAFRGTYSTATLLFVLRKMFSRFFASQFKRSVMPDGISVGAISLSPRGGWRMPSDVQATAWLMQVDRLQEEEGDA, encoded by the coding sequence ATGCGAGGATGGATACGTGTGGCGGCAGCGGTTCCGCCGCTGCATGCTGCAGATCCGCAGGCCAATGCGGAAGAAATTCGACAGGTGCTGAAAGAGGCCGATGAACGAGGGGCAGATGTGGTGGTTTTTCCTTCCTGCGCGCTGACAGGAGCGACGTCGGGAGACCTTTTTTGCACACAAACGCTGCAATCGGCGACGCAAGAAGCCCTGGATGAGGTGGTGGAAGCAAGCCGTAATACACGCCTCACCCTTGTGCTTAGTATTGTCGACGGTACACAGGCCAAAGCGCAAGAGCGTATTGTCGTGATTCAAAACGGAACTTGTATCGAGGATTCTCGCTTTCGTCTGATGAATCGCTATGACGGTTCGCTTCTTTGTCGCTGCACCGTTGCATCCCTTTCTCCCGTTTCCCGTGTCCGGATGAGCGATCTGGCACAGGAAAAGAATGCTGACCTATTCCTGCTTTCGGCGGCCATTCCTGCGCAGGTGGGCGGAACGAAACGCCTTGCACAAGAAATTAAGGCGCTTTCGGCTCGAGGTGCAGGCGTTGTGCTGGCTTGTGCCGGAGAAGAGGAAACGGGCATTGATACGTTTTATGCTGGAGATCGCCTTCTTGCCGAAAACGGACGACTCGTGGCAGATGGCGGAACCCTGGGACGTCCTTCCTTTTTTTACGGTGGCGTCGGCTCGCAAGGCTCGCTTCCTGATGAGGTAATCGGCGAGAGTGCCATATATTATGATTTCGACCTAGATGCGATTGCCGCCGAACACGAAGAGGGGGAAGTACCGGAGGAAGAAGTGGCATCCCTTCTGATGACGCCCCGTCGTCGTGCGCAGTGGAGCCACGTGGACAGCATGCCCTTTGTCGTGAAAACCGAGGAGGAATGCGAGGAAATTTTACAAATTCAGGCGCGTGCTCTGGCCCGTCGCATGCGGCATGTAAAGACGCGTCAGGTATGGATCGGTCTCTCCGGCGGCTTGGATTCGACGCTGGCCTTTTTGGTGGCTCTGCGTACCTTTGCTCTTTGCGGCTGGGATACGCAAGGAATTCATTTGGTCAGCATGCCGGCTTTCGGCACAGGAAAGCGCACCCGAAACAATGCCGCGGCGCTGGGAGAACGTTCCGGCTGCGATTTTCGTGAAATTTCACTGACACCCGTTTTGACCCGCCATTTTCAAGACATTGGCTTGCAGGAAGGGGATCATTCTGTCGCATTTGAAAATGCACAGGCACGGGAGCGCACACAGATTTTAATGGATTTGGCGAATTTACAGGGAGGCTTACATGTCGGCACGGGCGACTTCTCGGAAAGTGCGCTCGGATGGTGTACCTTTAATGGGGACCACATGGCGATGTTTAATGTCAACGGATCCATTCCCAAGACGTTAGTCCAGGCTCTTGTCGCCTATGAAGCCAAGAACCTGCCGACTTTGGCGGCCATTTTGAAGGACATTTTAGAAACGCCGATTTCACCGGAACTACTGCCCGGAAAAGAGGGCGAGATTGTGCAAAAGACGGAAGAAGTGATCGGCCCCTACGTGCTGCATGACTTCTATCTCTATCATTTTCTGCGTTTTCACTATGCCCCTGACAAGCTCCTTGCCTTGGCACAAAAGGCATTTAGGGGCACCTATTCGACTGCTACATTGCTATTTGTGTTGCGAAAGATGTTTTCGCGTTTCTTTGCAAGCCAATTCAAGCGTTCCGTGATGCCGGATGGCATTAGCGTCGGAGCCATCTCGCTTTCGCCGCGTGGCGGTTGGCGCATGCCTTCGGACGTGCAGGCAACGGCTTGGCTTATGCAAGTGGATCGTCTGCAGGAAGAAGAGGGGGACGCATGA